From Desulfonatronum thioautotrophicum, a single genomic window includes:
- a CDS encoding universal stress protein: MSNIKKVLCAVDFSPVSKKVAEYARSLAEPLGAELICLHVVPSGTVYADFGIPINSMETFCTTMIAEGEKTLAEFAEQHFSGMPYRAKVTCGDFSEEILNSAKEEQADMIIVGTHGRKGVDRLLFGSVAEKVLRQAPCPVVAVRPN; encoded by the coding sequence TTGTCGAACATTAAGAAGGTCCTGTGTGCGGTGGATTTTTCACCTGTCAGCAAAAAGGTGGCGGAGTATGCGCGATCCTTGGCCGAGCCACTGGGCGCGGAATTGATCTGCCTTCATGTCGTCCCTTCGGGCACCGTGTATGCCGACTTCGGCATCCCGATCAATTCCATGGAAACCTTCTGCACGACCATGATTGCCGAAGGGGAAAAGACCCTGGCAGAGTTCGCGGAGCAGCATTTCAGTGGCATGCCCTACCGGGCCAAGGTCACCTGCGGCGATTTTTCCGAGGAAATTTTGAATAGTGCCAAGGAAGAGCAGGCAGACATGATCATTGTCGGCACCCATGGCCGCAAAGGCGTGGATCGTTTGCTGTTCGGCTCCGTTGCCGAGAAGGTCCTCCGGCAGGCGCCCTGCCCGGTGGTGGCGGTACGTCCAAACTAG
- a CDS encoding peptidylprolyl isomerase, with translation MENPFVLVETNLGDLLIELYPEKAPRTVANFLEYVDAKHYDGTIFHRVVRGFVVQGGGYDRSLNKKPALPPIPNEAKGGLSNVKDSVAMARAPEKDSATDEFFINAADNGPDLDHQDDSDEGYGYAVFGHVVEGSDVVKKINWKVVKPTGDFPELPKDEVYIISARRFE, from the coding sequence ATGGAAAATCCGTTCGTTCTCGTCGAAACCAATTTGGGCGATCTTCTCATTGAACTGTACCCGGAGAAAGCCCCGCGCACCGTGGCCAACTTCCTGGAGTACGTCGACGCCAAACATTACGACGGAACCATCTTTCACCGGGTGGTCAGAGGATTCGTCGTGCAGGGCGGCGGGTATGACCGGAGTCTGAACAAAAAACCCGCCTTGCCGCCCATCCCCAACGAGGCCAAGGGCGGCCTTTCCAACGTCAAGGACAGCGTGGCCATGGCCCGTGCACCGGAAAAAGACTCCGCCACGGACGAATTCTTCATCAATGCCGCGGACAACGGCCCGGACCTGGACCACCAGGACGATTCCGACGAAGGTTACGGATACGCGGTCTTTGGACACGTGGTCGAAGGCTCGGACGTGGTCAAGAAAATCAACTGGAAGGTGGTCAAGCCCACGGGAGACTTCCCGGAACTGCCCAAGGACGAAGTCTACATCATTTCCGCCCGGCGCTTCGAGTAG
- a CDS encoding amphi-Trp domain-containing protein produces MEEVLFKSEEPKSRGDVAQFLRQLADKVEAGEVTLRQGDQEQQVQIPQNLILETKLERETKRDGEKLSLEVELEWRPGGGSAKSGVELA; encoded by the coding sequence ATGGAAGAAGTCCTGTTCAAAAGCGAGGAGCCCAAAAGCCGGGGTGATGTGGCCCAGTTTCTGCGCCAGTTGGCGGACAAGGTCGAGGCCGGGGAGGTGACGCTGCGCCAGGGCGACCAGGAGCAGCAGGTCCAGATCCCCCAGAACCTGATTCTGGAGACCAAGCTGGAACGGGAGACCAAGCGGGACGGCGAGAAGCTGAGCCTGGAAGTGGAGTTGGAGTGGCGGCCCGGCGGCGGCTCTGCCAAGAGCGGCGTTGAACTGGCATGA
- a CDS encoding SagB/ThcOx family dehydrogenase, which yields MPHPWNSLKLAIPLLGLLMWGFACHADQQPGGETMMSPEAIELPAPSRSSSVSLEETLAQRRSVRSFSDTPLTLAEIGQLLWAAQGISEPRRGLRTAPSAGATYPLEIDVVIGNLEGIAAGVYRYAPGEHALRPLDQERLQGDQRQALAQAGLNQSPLHSAPVTFAISAVHARTAARYGDRATRYVDMEVGHAAQNLSLQAVALGLGSVVIGAFNDREVASVLGLSSGESPLYLIPVGTPR from the coding sequence ATGCCACATCCATGGAACAGCCTGAAGCTGGCGATTCCCCTTCTTGGCCTGCTCATGTGGGGTTTTGCCTGCCATGCTGACCAGCAACCCGGAGGTGAGACCATGATGTCACCAGAGGCCATCGAGTTGCCCGCACCGTCACGCTCCAGCTCCGTCTCCCTGGAAGAAACCCTGGCCCAGCGCCGATCCGTGCGCAGCTTCAGCGACACCCCGCTGACCCTGGCGGAGATCGGACAGTTGCTCTGGGCCGCCCAGGGCATCAGTGAGCCACGGCGCGGTCTGCGCACCGCTCCCTCTGCCGGGGCGACCTATCCTCTGGAAATCGATGTGGTCATCGGCAACTTGGAAGGCATCGCCGCCGGTGTGTACCGCTATGCACCCGGGGAGCATGCCCTTCGCCCATTGGATCAGGAGAGACTTCAGGGCGACCAGCGCCAGGCCTTGGCCCAGGCCGGATTGAACCAGTCGCCCCTGCACAGCGCCCCGGTCACCTTTGCCATCAGCGCGGTCCACGCCCGCACCGCGGCCCGCTATGGCGACCGCGCCACGCGCTATGTGGACATGGAAGTCGGTCACGCCGCCCAGAATCTGTCCCTGCAGGCCGTGGCCCTGGGTCTTGGCAGCGTGGTCATCGGCGCGTTCAACGACCGGGAGGTGGCAAGCGTATTGGGTCTTTCCTCCGGGGAATCGCCATTGTACCTGATCCCCGTGGGTACCCCCCGGTAG